One Gordonia mangrovi genomic region harbors:
- a CDS encoding sulfite exporter TauE/SafE family protein, translated as MTTWELLAVLLAGVGAGAINTVVGSGTLITFPTLVAFGVPPVTATMSNAVGLVAGGVSGTWGYRRELAGQWTQLRWQIPASFTGAILGCWLLLHLPETVFESVVPVLLIAALILVVAQPRIQKWVGRRSVGPGHHVAKLSRTRIALMVIATFAVGVYGGYFTAAQGIMLMGVLGIVVPDHLQRMNAAKNLLSLVVNVVAGVVYTLVAFDRIDWAAAAVIAVGSLLGGVIGARYGRRLSPAALRAVIVVVGLIGLWRLLG; from the coding sequence GTGACGACATGGGAATTGCTGGCTGTACTCCTCGCCGGTGTCGGCGCGGGCGCCATCAACACGGTGGTCGGCAGCGGGACACTCATCACCTTCCCCACGCTCGTCGCCTTCGGCGTTCCACCGGTGACCGCGACGATGTCCAATGCGGTCGGTCTCGTCGCCGGTGGCGTGTCCGGGACGTGGGGGTACCGCCGGGAGTTGGCCGGGCAGTGGACGCAATTGCGCTGGCAGATCCCTGCGTCGTTCACCGGCGCGATCCTGGGTTGCTGGCTGCTGTTGCACCTCCCCGAAACCGTCTTCGAATCGGTCGTCCCCGTGCTCCTCATCGCGGCGCTGATCCTGGTGGTGGCCCAGCCACGGATTCAGAAGTGGGTCGGTCGACGTTCGGTCGGTCCGGGGCACCATGTCGCGAAATTGAGCAGAACGCGTATCGCCCTCATGGTGATCGCCACCTTCGCGGTGGGCGTATACGGCGGGTATTTCACTGCCGCGCAGGGAATCATGTTGATGGGAGTGCTCGGTATCGTGGTGCCCGACCATCTGCAACGCATGAATGCCGCCAAGAACCTGCTGTCCCTGGTGGTGAATGTCGTTGCGGGCGTGGTCTACACCCTCGTCGCCTTCGACCGGATCGATTGGGCCGCCGCCGCGGTCATCGCCGTTGGTTCACTGCTCGGCGGCGTCATCGGCGCCCGTTACGGACGACGCCTGTCGCCGGCCGCGCTGCGAGCCGTCATCGTGGTGGTCGGCCTGATCGGTCTCTGGCGTTTGCTCGGGTGA
- a CDS encoding CoA-binding protein encodes MSTTDEVVEQILSTYDTITVVGASANPAKAANDVPAYMQQHGWRIIPVNPHADEIVGEKVYRSLADIPEQVGLVDVFRPSHDAPEVARQAVAAGASAIWLQLGIASAEARAIAEDAGLLYVEDRCLIIEQRRTGLAPTKS; translated from the coding sequence ATGAGCACAACAGATGAGGTAGTCGAACAGATCCTGAGTACGTACGACACCATCACCGTGGTGGGAGCCAGCGCCAACCCCGCGAAGGCTGCCAACGATGTCCCGGCCTATATGCAGCAGCATGGCTGGCGCATCATCCCGGTGAATCCGCACGCAGACGAGATCGTCGGGGAGAAGGTGTACCGCAGCCTCGCCGACATCCCCGAGCAGGTGGGTCTCGTCGACGTGTTCCGGCCGTCCCACGACGCCCCCGAGGTCGCGCGTCAGGCGGTCGCAGCCGGGGCGAGCGCGATCTGGCTGCAACTCGGCATCGCCTCCGCGGAGGCGCGAGCCATCGCCGAGGACGCCGGACTCCTCTACGTCGAAGACCGCTGCCTCATCATCGAACAGCGCCGCACCGGACTGGCCCCCACCAAGTCCTGA